CGCACTGGAAGGTGCCCTGAAGCTGAAGGAGATCTCATACATCCACGCCGAAGGGTATGCTGCCGGTGAGATGAAGCACGGCCCCATCGCGCTGGTGGACCCGTCGCTGCCTGTCGTCTGCGTCTGTGTCAAGAGCGCGGTCTACGACAAGATGATCTCCAACATCCAGGAGATCCGCGCCCGGTCCGGTAAGGTTATCGCCGTGGCCACGGAGGGCGATACCGCCATCATGGACCATGCGGACGATGTCCTGTATATCCCGGAGACGCCGGAGTATCTCTCGCCCATCGTCGTCGCAGTGCCGCTGCAGCTTCTCGCCTATCACATCGCCGTCCGGCGCGGGTGCGATGTGGATCAGCCCAGGAATCTGGCCAAGAGCGTCACGGTGGAGTAAGGGAGTCCGGTCCGCAATGGGGCATCCCGGCGGGGGCGCGGCTCGCGCCCCCGCTTTTGTGCTTCTTGCTGCCAGTGACGGGATAAAAGAGTCGGTCGGTTGGAAAGGATTCGAATGCTTCTTTGATGGAGATTGTCTGGTTTCTGCTGCTGCTTCTTGCCATCACGCTGGGCGGCTGGCTGCTCAGCCACGGCGCTGAGACCATGGCCGAGAAGTACGGCGCGAACTTCGCAGGAAGCATCCTGCTTGCGCTCGTGACCACGTTGCCGGAGTATCTGTTCGTCTATTTTGCCATGGTGCACAACCGGCCGGATGTCGCGTTGGGATCAGCCATCGGCGCGTGCACACTGCTGGTCACGCTGGGTTACGGTTCGGTCATCCTGTTCGCCACCAGCCGGTTCAGCCGCAGGCCGGTGGATGCCATAGAGCTTTCCCGCCACACGCGGCTGGATGCGGTCTATCTTCTCTTGACTGCCGCGGTGGCGCTGGCATTGGCATGGGAGGGGGATGGGCTGGATCTGAAGGACGCGCTCATCCTGGCGCTGGTCTTCGGCTTCTATGTGGCTCAGCATTACCGGATTGCGCGGGCGAAGGCGGCGCGCATCGAGCACAATGTCACCCCCAGGCGTGCGTGGGCGGCGGCCGGGCTATTCCTGGCGGGCGGAGTCATCATCCTTGCCTGCGCCGAACCGTTTGTCCTTTCGATGGTGCACCTGGCCAGGCAGTTCGGCGTCAGTCCCATGGCCATTGCCATCATCCTGAGCCCCATCGCCTCAGAGATGCCGGAGAAGATGACCGCCTACCTCACCGTCATCCGCGACGGGCGCCTGGCGGAGATCTCCGTGGCGAACTTCATGGGTTCCAAGGTCAACCATAACAGCCTGCTCCTCGCTGTGATGCCGGCGGCGGCCTGGCTGCACGGTCGGGGTCACGTGGACGGAGTGGTCTCCGCGCCGTTCCTCGTGATGACCATCTTGACCTTTTTTGCGGGGTTCAACCTGATGCGGCGGCGTCTCACGCGCTGGTCTGGCTGGGTTTTCCTGGCTCTCTATGCCCTCATCATCTTTGCAGCCTTCCATACAGGGACAGCGCCCGCATCGCACTGACACGGGCGCTGTCGCCATCCTGCAGTAAGGCTGCCGGATTCAGTGGCCTTGCCGCTGCGCCGGCGGGGCTGGTGCGGCCACGAAGCGGGCCAGTTCCCGGCCTGCGCTGTCGAACAGGCGCAGAGTCTCCTTCGTGATCTTGTAGGAGGCAGTCTTCTCCAGCGCGGACATCAGCGCATCCTCTTGCTTCATCAACTCCGGCGGACCGGCCATCAGCGTACGCGCCATCGGAGAGAACTTCAGGGAGTCCCCTGTCACAGTGAAGGACCCGTGGAAACGGTTGACCCCACCGGAGCCATAGACACGGTTCCCAGAGGCGTCCAGCTCCAAGTGCACCTCAGTCTGGCCTTCGCCCGGGTGCCGGGCTGGACGGTCACCAATGCTCAGCGCCTTCCAGTGTGTGCCCGTCAACGTGGGTGCGTAAGCGGCAGGAGCCTCGTCGGGAGTGCGCGCCTTGGCCAGCGGAATGGCACGCGCCAGATTCGCCGCCCACAGGTCTGCAAGCTGCCGCTCCGTCATACCGTTTGCCGCTGCGGTGCGGGGGTCGGTGGTGACGATAAGCGTCGAGCCGATCATCACCGCGTAGTTCTTGCCGTGGGGCTGCACCCGCACCTGAGCGGCATCGAAAGGCACCGCTCCCAGAAACCCGAAGATCCGCTGCTGAATGGCCTCGGCCCGTTGCTCCACGGACAGACCGGCCGACGGATACCTGACGCGCAGGACCACATGCTCCCCGACCACCACGTCTCCGGCAGCAGCCGCCGCTGACATTGTGGGAAGAAAAGCGCTCCCACTCGCCAGCAGAACCCCCGCGCAGATGAACTTCTTCATTTGGAGTTCCTCCTGCCGGGAACAGTAGCACATCCGGCTGCAAGCGCCAGTGAGGAGCTTTAGCAGCCGGGTGGGCCGCTCCCGGAATATCCGGTCAGCAATACGCCGCCGGGGGCATCCGGGGTTCCAGGCGGACAGTTACGGGGATGACAGTTGCTCCCGTTTTCCTCAAAAACCCGCCAGTCGAGAGGAGACTACCGGAATCGTGATCTCCACCTGTCCGCGGTAGGCCGGAATCTTCACCTCTACCGTTGCCTCGCTGCGCGCTCTTTCCAGCAGCGCGCGTATCTGGGGATCGGCTGCCGCGCTGATAATGAGCAAGCGGTCCCGCATCATTGGCTTCGCCGTCTCGAATGGCAGAAAGCGGGCCTCTTTGCTCTCCCGCACTTTCAGCAGTACCCATCGCCCACCTGACTCGAACGGTTCGCTGATCTCGTCCGTCTTCGTGGCAAACGCCTTCTGGTAAATCTCCGGCGGAATCCCGGGGATGGCCGTCCGCACGGTGTCTGGCCGGCTCAGCCAGCCGACGTCGCCTCCGCGCTCCCGCGATCTGGGATCCACAGAATACTGCTTCACCACCTCCGGAAACGGCGTGCCGTTCAGGAGGCGCTGTCGTGCCTCCTCCGCCTTCTCCCGGGTCTCTGCAATCACTGCCTGCAGAAATACAGCCTCCGGAAGGTAGTAGGGGGACAAGCGGCGCTGATCCTCCGGCAGGTCCGTCGTATAATTACGATAGGCTGTTTTGATCGACACCTCTGGGATGATGATGTATTTGGAGAAGATGTTCGTCTGCGCGATCTCCGGCTTCAGGGATTCCCGGAACTCGGCCTCGCTCACTCCCGCTCCGCTCAGCAGTGTCTTCAGATCCACAAGCTGCTGCTTCAGAATCTCTTCCAGAGCGGCGAATCGCTCACTGATCTGCTGTTCAGTGGGAGAGACCCCTTCCTTTTCTGCGAGCTGCAGCAACATCGTCTCTTTGATCAGATTGTTCAGCACGGCCAACCCGGCCTGCTTGGCCACCGGCGTAATGAATGCCGTGACCGGTTCCACCGGCGATTGCTCTATCCGGCGGTAATAGTGGTCCAGGGGAACGCTCTGGCCGTTCACCACGACCGCCGCCTGGCCGTAAGCGTCCGGCAGCATCGCCGCCAGACAGACGAGGACGAACAGCCCTGTCAGAAATTTCATAGTATCCCTCCTGTTAATTGCAGCGGGCGCCACTGGCGGTCGGCTTCCTCGGGCTCGTCCAGCGCCAGCCTCGCCAGCGGGAACGGCTCCAGAGCGCGCTCCAGGATACCATGCACCTTGGCCAGCGCCACTCCGTAGTTCGTCATGGGGATGCCCATTTCGGCTGCCTGATGCTGCCGCCAGATTACCTCGCGGCGAGTGATCATGCAGCTTCCGCAATGAATGATGAGATCGTAGCGGGAGACATCTTTCGGAAAGTCCCGACCGTTCGCGAACCCGAACTCCAGTTCACCTCCCACATATTGCCTCAGCCAGCGTGGTATCTGCACCCTGCCTATATCATCCGGCTGTGTGTGGTGCGTGCAGGCTTCGGCGATCAGCACCCGGCTCCCCGGGCGGAGACGGTCAATATATTTGCTCCCCCGGACAAACCCTTCCAGGTCGCCCCGGTAGCGTGCCATCAGAATACTGAAACTGGTGAACAGCACGCCGGGAGGGGTGTCGGCGATAGCTTTCAGAAACGCCTGGGAATCCGTGATGACCAGTCTGGGAGGGCGCTGCAGTCCCTCGATGGCCTGCTTCAGCTCGCGCTCGCGCGTCACCACAGCCAGAGCGCCCTGATCCAGCACGTCCCGGATAGTCATCACCTGCGGCAGGATCAGCCGCCCCTTCGGCGCCGCCTGGTCAATCGGGGTCACCAACACCACAACATCCCCCGGCGAAACCAGGTCTCCCACGATGGTCTGGTCTCCGGAAGCGGGGGCGTGCCGGATGAGCAACCCTTTCAGCGAGTTGATTCCGTCCCCCCTCACCGCGCTGACCGCCGCGAACGGTAGCTTGCGCTCCGCGGCCCACCGCTCCCATGGGGCGGCATCGGCCAGATCGCACTTGTTGGCCACGGCCACCAGCGGGATGCCCCGCGCCGCGATGTCCCCTGCCAGGCGGTCCTCTTCAGGAGACGGCTCACGCGTGCAGTCCACCACCAGGATGGCAAGGTCGGTCCTCTCCAGCACCTTCAGGGAGCGCTCCACGCGGCGCGCACCGAGCTCCCCGACGTCATCAAGCCCGGCGGTGTCCGTCACCACAACGGGACCCAGCGGCAGGATCTCCATCGCCTTGGAGACCGGGTCGGTGGTGGTGCCTGGCACGTCCGAAACGATGGCGATATCCTGCCCCGTCAGCGCATTGATCAGGCTGGACTTTCCGCTGTTGCGCCTGCCGAAGATGCTGATATGCAGCCTCTCCCCCGAAGGGGTCTGGTTCAGCGATGCCAATGGTTTCCCCCTGCGGCCTCCCGTTCCGATTATAGCCTGCCGTGCTCCGCGCCGCGCACGGCCGACAGATCGGGGCGTCGCCAACGGGTGGCGGGTGGGCTACAATGCCGCTGGAAGGATATGTCGGCGCAAAGCAAAGATCACAGGGAGCGCAGGCTGGTGGTGGCCATAACCGGCGCGAGCGGCTCCATCTACGGGCTGGAGTTCCTGAAGCGGGCGGCGCGCCTGTGGGACCGCATCTGGCTGACCACCAGCTCCAACGCTCTGGCGGTGGCCTCGCACGAGGTGGGTCTGAAGGGCTTCGACCCGGCACGGGATCTGGAACTGGGCGATCTCGCTGCGCGCGTCACCCTGATGAGTCCACGCGACCTGACCGCCCCACCATCCAGCGGTTCCTATCGCTATGACGGGATGGTCATCGTTCCCTGCTCGATGGGCACGCTGGGACGGATCGCAAACGGGATCTCCAGCGATCTGACCAGCCGCATAGCCGATGTGTGCCTGAAAGAGCGCCGCCGCCTGGTGCTGGTCACGCGCGAGACCCCTCTATCGGCCATCCACCTGCGTAACATGCTGACACTGGCCGAGGCCGGGGCCACCATCCTGCCAGCCGCCCCAGGGTTCTATCATCGCCCCCAGAGCGTGGGGGATCTTGTGGACTTCATCGTCGCCCGCATCCTGCAGTCGCTTGGGGTCGATCAGGACGTCCTTCCCGGCTGGAGGGAAGACGAGTGAATGGCTGGCGCCGTCCGCTTCCGTTCCGGCTGGCCAGTCTGGTGAAGCTGGAGCACACCATCTTTGCGCTTCCCTTCGCCTACATGGGGGCACTGACGGCTCTGGGACGGTTTCCTGATGCGCGGACCGCGCTGCTCATTCTGCTGGCTATGGCTGGAGCGCGGACTGCGGCCATGACGTTCAACCGGATCGTGGACCTGCCTCTGGACCGGCGAAACCCCCGCACCGCGCAGCGTGAGCTGGTCACCGGCGAGGTCAGTCAGGCTCAGGCGCGTGCTCTCCTGGTCATTTCGGCGGGAGTGTTCTTTGCTGCGAGCTGGATGCTGAACCCGCTCGCCTTCACACTCTCGCCGCTGGCTCTGGCGATCATCCTGGGTTACTCCTACACGAAGCGGTTCACTCCGGCTTCGCATCTGTTTCTGGGGGCGTCGCTTGGCATCGCTCCGGTGGGTGGCTGGATCGCAGTGACTGGCGAGTGGAGCAGTTATCCCCTCATTCTGGGGGCGGCGGTAGCGGCCTGGACGGCGGGGTTCGACATCATCTACGCATTGCTGGACACAGAGTTTGACCGCCGCGAGAAGCTCCACTCCATTCCGGCCGCAATCGGGGAGGAGAACGCCCTTTACGTCTCCCGTGCCCTGCACGCGGCGATGATTGTCTTGCTGGTCTGGTATGGGAGGGTGCTCGGGCTCGGGAGCCTATATGTCATCGGAGTGTTTGTCGTGGGAGCGTTTCTGGTATGGGAGCACACTCTGGTGAGTCCGCAGGACAAAAGCCGGGTTAACACAGCGTTCTTCACGATGAACGGAATTGTGAGCATCTTGCTGTTTGTGTTCACGCTGCTGGACGCGCTGCGGGGAAGGTGGCAGTCGTGAAGACCACGGTGCTGGGTTGCCTGCCCTATCTGAACGTGCGTCCCCTAATCCGTTCCATCGAGCGCCGCCCGCCGGAGGGCTACGAACTGGTTTACGATACTCCTTCCGGTCTGGCGCTGCGGTTGCGGGAAGGATCCTGCGATATCGCGGCCGTCTCCAGCTTCGAGGCGCTGGCCAATCCTGAGCTTGAGATCATCCCCGGTTTCG
The sequence above is drawn from the Armatimonadota bacterium genome and encodes:
- a CDS encoding sodium/calcium exchanger family protein → MMEIVWFLLLLLAITLGGWLLSHGAETMAEKYGANFAGSILLALVTTLPEYLFVYFAMVHNRPDVALGSAIGACTLLVTLGYGSVILFATSRFSRRPVDAIELSRHTRLDAVYLLLTAAVALALAWEGDGLDLKDALILALVFGFYVAQHYRIARAKAARIEHNVTPRRAWAAAGLFLAGGVIILACAEPFVLSMVHLARQFGVSPMAIAIILSPIASEMPEKMTAYLTVIRDGRLAEISVANFMGSKVNHNSLLLAVMPAAAWLHGRGHVDGVVSAPFLVMTILTFFAGFNLMRRRLTRWSGWVFLALYALIIFAAFHTGTAPASH
- a CDS encoding peptidylprolyl isomerase, which gives rise to MKFLTGLFVLVCLAAMLPDAYGQAAVVVNGQSVPLDHYYRRIEQSPVEPVTAFITPVAKQAGLAVLNNLIKETMLLQLAEKEGVSPTEQQISERFAALEEILKQQLVDLKTLLSGAGVSEAEFRESLKPEIAQTNIFSKYIIIPEVSIKTAYRNYTTDLPEDQRRLSPYYLPEAVFLQAVIAETREKAEEARQRLLNGTPFPEVVKQYSVDPRSRERGGDVGWLSRPDTVRTAIPGIPPEIYQKAFATKTDEISEPFESGGRWVLLKVRESKEARFLPFETAKPMMRDRLLIISAAADPQIRALLERARSEATVEVKIPAYRGQVEITIPVVSSRLAGF
- a CDS encoding [FeFe] hydrogenase H-cluster maturation GTPase HydF produces the protein MASLNQTPSGERLHISIFGRRNSGKSSLINALTGQDIAIVSDVPGTTTDPVSKAMEILPLGPVVVTDTAGLDDVGELGARRVERSLKVLERTDLAILVVDCTREPSPEEDRLAGDIAARGIPLVAVANKCDLADAAPWERWAAERKLPFAAVSAVRGDGINSLKGLLIRHAPASGDQTIVGDLVSPGDVVVLVTPIDQAAPKGRLILPQVMTIRDVLDQGALAVVTRERELKQAIEGLQRPPRLVITDSQAFLKAIADTPPGVLFTSFSILMARYRGDLEGFVRGSKYIDRLRPGSRVLIAEACTHHTQPDDIGRVQIPRWLRQYVGGELEFGFANGRDFPKDVSRYDLIIHCGSCMITRREVIWRQHQAAEMGIPMTNYGVALAKVHGILERALEPFPLARLALDEPEEADRQWRPLQLTGGIL
- the ubiX gene encoding flavin prenyltransferase UbiX yields the protein MSAQSKDHRERRLVVAITGASGSIYGLEFLKRAARLWDRIWLTTSSNALAVASHEVGLKGFDPARDLELGDLAARVTLMSPRDLTAPPSSGSYRYDGMVIVPCSMGTLGRIANGISSDLTSRIADVCLKERRRLVLVTRETPLSAIHLRNMLTLAEAGATILPAAPGFYHRPQSVGDLVDFIVARILQSLGVDQDVLPGWREDE
- a CDS encoding 4-hydroxybenzoate octaprenyltransferase — protein: MNGWRRPLPFRLASLVKLEHTIFALPFAYMGALTALGRFPDARTALLILLAMAGARTAAMTFNRIVDLPLDRRNPRTAQRELVTGEVSQAQARALLVISAGVFFAASWMLNPLAFTLSPLALAIILGYSYTKRFTPASHLFLGASLGIAPVGGWIAVTGEWSSYPLILGAAVAAWTAGFDIIYALLDTEFDRREKLHSIPAAIGEENALYVSRALHAAMIVLLVWYGRVLGLGSLYVIGVFVVGAFLVWEHTLVSPQDKSRVNTAFFTMNGIVSILLFVFTLLDALRGRWQS